A single genomic interval of Bacteroidales bacterium harbors:
- a CDS encoding peptidoglycan DD-metalloendopeptidase family protein encodes MRRITIILLLLVLTGFGAFSQQDRAKLEQDKKKVEEEIEYTNRLLEQTRQTRQNSLNEVVILNKKIGKREELISTINNEVQLVEYQMAQAQDSINLLEKDLKALKDEYAKMIYYAYKNKNLYDRLIFIFASEDFNQAYQRLKYFQQYNEYRKQQALLIQIKQKRLEIKMEDLASIRDRKNTLLTGEEQQRQQLTREREEKNKSVKTLSKKEKELQKTLKEKEAAARKLQQAIQDIIAEEIRLANERANKYGAPIQKTGLFALTPEEKILSDNFQNNRGSLPWPLEQGIISSTFGEHPHPVLKNVTTRNNGVDMLTEEGAEARAIFSGVVTRVMNVPNNNNVVIIRHGEFLSVYSNLDQVYVKIGEKVTTKQKIGKIFTNKVDSKTELHFEVWQSKTLLNPEEWLAR; translated from the coding sequence ATGAGAAGAATCACCATTATTCTGCTTTTATTAGTGTTGACCGGTTTCGGTGCATTCTCCCAGCAGGACCGTGCAAAACTGGAGCAGGATAAAAAAAAGGTAGAGGAAGAGATCGAATACACTAACCGTCTCCTGGAGCAAACACGCCAGACACGGCAGAATTCCCTGAATGAGGTGGTGATTTTAAATAAGAAGATCGGCAAGCGTGAAGAATTGATCAGTACGATCAACAATGAAGTCCAGTTAGTGGAATACCAGATGGCACAGGCGCAGGACAGCATCAACCTGCTTGAAAAAGACCTGAAGGCCCTGAAGGATGAATACGCGAAGATGATCTATTATGCCTATAAAAACAAAAACCTTTACGACCGGTTGATTTTCATTTTCGCATCAGAGGATTTCAACCAGGCTTACCAGCGTCTCAAATATTTCCAGCAATATAACGAATACCGGAAGCAGCAGGCTTTACTTATCCAGATCAAGCAGAAAAGGTTGGAGATCAAGATGGAAGACCTCGCCTCGATCAGGGACCGGAAGAATACTTTATTAACAGGGGAAGAGCAACAGCGGCAACAGCTCACCCGTGAGCGGGAAGAAAAGAACAAATCGGTAAAGACGTTGTCGAAAAAGGAGAAGGAACTGCAGAAAACCCTGAAAGAAAAAGAGGCCGCAGCGCGCAAACTGCAGCAGGCGATCCAGGATATTATCGCTGAAGAAATCCGGCTGGCTAATGAGCGTGCCAATAAATACGGCGCCCCGATTCAAAAGACCGGTCTGTTTGCCCTGACGCCGGAGGAAAAGATATTATCCGATAATTTTCAGAACAACCGGGGCTCATTGCCATGGCCGCTTGAGCAGGGCATTATTTCCAGCACTTTCGGTGAGCACCCGCACCCGGTGCTTAAAAATGTCACGACCCGCAATAATGGTGTCGATATGCTGACGGAAGAAGGAGCGGAGGCCAGGGCAATTTTCAGCGGTGTGGTCACCCGCGTAATGAATGTGCCTAATAACAACAATGTGGTCATTATCCGCCATGGCGAGTTCCTGTCAGTCTATTCCAACCTCGACCAGGTTTATGTAAAAATCGGTGAAAAAGTGACCACCAAACAAAAGATCGGCAAGATTTTCACCAACAAGGTTGATTCGAAAACAGAACTGCACTTCGAGGTATGGCAGTCGAAGACGCTGCTGAACCCGGAGGAATGGCTCGCGAGATAA
- a CDS encoding DUF4292 domain-containing protein yields the protein MNRLFTAILLLGSAILLMSSCKSTRPLMRAPLKEEGPEYLYSRLKDNELRFDWVSAKFDASYTEKRNSSSFKGQVRVRKDSLIWVSITPALGIEMFRMIITTDSVKYVNRFNKEYFLGDYALVSRFLQIHIDFDILQSLLLGNDFQFYETNSFRASIDNLNYKLSTTGRRKIRKEAEETNTDPIVLLQNIWLDPESFKIKKVDVKEYIKDNRKLSANYSDFVGLENQFYPSALKFDIQGENLIKIKINYSKVTLDEPMTFPFSIPGNYKRIR from the coding sequence ATGAATAGACTGTTTACCGCAATACTACTGCTGGGGTCAGCAATCCTCCTCATGTCGTCCTGCAAATCCACCAGGCCCTTGATGAGAGCGCCATTGAAAGAGGAGGGCCCCGAATATCTTTACAGCAGGCTGAAAGATAATGAACTCCGTTTCGATTGGGTTTCTGCGAAATTCGATGCGAGTTACACCGAGAAAAGGAATTCATCCAGTTTCAAAGGCCAGGTCAGGGTCAGAAAAGACAGCCTGATCTGGGTTTCCATCACCCCGGCTTTGGGGATTGAAATGTTCCGTATGATCATCACTACCGACTCGGTCAAATACGTTAACCGGTTTAACAAGGAGTATTTTCTCGGGGATTACGCCCTGGTGAGCCGCTTTTTGCAAATCCACATAGATTTCGATATCCTCCAGTCGTTATTACTGGGTAATGATTTCCAGTTTTATGAGACCAACTCGTTCCGGGCTTCCATCGACAACCTGAATTATAAACTTTCTACCACCGGACGCCGGAAGATCAGGAAAGAAGCCGAAGAAACCAATACCGACCCGATCGTCCTTCTTCAGAACATCTGGCTTGACCCTGAATCATTCAAGATAAAAAAGGTTGATGTAAAAGAATACATCAAAGACAACCGTAAACTTTCGGCGAATTACAGTGATTTCGTGGGTCTGGAAAACCAGTTTTACCCTTCTGCACTCAAATTTGATATCCAGGGGGAAAATTTGATTAAAATTAAGATCAATTACAGCAAGGTTACCCTGGATGAACCCATGACCTTTCCTTTTTCTATTCCGGGGAATTATAAGAGGATCCGGTAA
- a CDS encoding tetratricopeptide repeat protein — protein MLKNLANRTLTVLPFPTVLPFLTVLIFLTVLQSLSGKVFGQDNLAGTGNFPKNRETYYEASKQKILENYDKAIELFKKSLDQEPADAAAMCELASIYAEQGNIAEATPLAEKAVALDPSNKWFKMLLIQLYQVQGKYKDAGVIINQLLMAEPGNIEYYQDQALNYIYDNDYKNAVKSYDILEQKLGINEDVSIQKEKIYIMMGKPDKAIEEIQKLSGAFPDEPRYLEMLAELYMTSGMDDQALAIYNEILRIDPENPYINISLSDYYRKKGDKVKSFEYLKAGFANPSLDIDSKVSILLAYYSVTEIYNSYKDEAFELAAILIKAHPDNPKSHSIYADFLVQDKRYAEAHEAFLKVISLDSTKYLVWEQLLYVESELNDNQAIVSESKRALELFPEQPMLYLFAGAANFQLKDFEAAVKYFKNGVNFVVGNDKMLAQFYSYLGDTYFQLKDHQHSDEAYEKALKIEPSNALVLNNYAYYLSLRNVDLDKAEQMAKKAVELDPGNGSNQDTYGWVLFRLGRYEEAKEWIEKAIQTGEESAVVLEHYGDVMWKLGNKKDAVKYWEKAGKAGEGSEFLQKKIQGKTYYE, from the coding sequence ATGTTAAAAAACTTAGCAAATAGAACTCTTACAGTCTTACCTTTTCCTACAGTCTTACCTTTTCTTACTGTCTTAATATTTCTTACCGTCCTACAGTCTTTATCAGGAAAGGTGTTTGGCCAGGATAATCTTGCGGGTACCGGTAACTTTCCGAAAAACCGCGAAACCTACTACGAGGCTTCCAAACAAAAGATATTGGAGAATTATGATAAAGCCATCGAGCTTTTCAAAAAGAGCCTTGACCAGGAACCTGCCGATGCAGCCGCCATGTGCGAACTGGCCAGTATTTACGCTGAACAGGGAAACATAGCTGAAGCGACCCCGCTTGCTGAAAAAGCCGTTGCATTGGACCCGTCAAATAAGTGGTTTAAGATGTTGCTTATTCAGCTTTACCAGGTCCAGGGAAAATACAAAGATGCAGGTGTTATCATCAATCAGCTTCTTATGGCTGAGCCCGGCAATATCGAGTATTATCAGGATCAGGCGTTGAACTACATCTATGATAATGATTACAAGAATGCGGTAAAATCCTATGATATCCTGGAACAGAAACTGGGTATCAATGAAGATGTCTCCATTCAGAAAGAAAAGATCTACATCATGATGGGCAAACCCGACAAGGCTATCGAAGAAATCCAGAAGCTTTCCGGGGCATTCCCCGATGAACCGCGATACCTGGAAATGCTGGCCGAGCTTTACATGACCAGCGGAATGGATGACCAGGCGCTGGCAATTTATAACGAAATCCTTAGGATCGATCCCGAAAACCCATACATCAACATTTCTTTATCCGATTATTACCGGAAAAAAGGTGATAAGGTCAAATCCTTCGAGTACCTGAAGGCTGGTTTTGCCAATCCAAGCCTTGATATCGACTCCAAGGTGAGCATCCTGTTAGCCTATTATTCTGTCACTGAAATTTATAATTCTTATAAGGACGAGGCATTTGAGCTTGCCGCCATCCTGATAAAAGCCCACCCGGATAATCCAAAATCCCATTCCATTTATGCCGATTTTCTGGTCCAGGATAAAAGGTATGCAGAAGCGCACGAGGCGTTCCTGAAAGTGATCAGCCTTGACAGCACGAAATATCTTGTCTGGGAGCAGTTATTGTATGTTGAATCGGAGTTAAATGATAACCAGGCAATTGTTTCTGAAAGCAAAAGGGCGCTGGAACTTTTTCCGGAACAGCCAATGCTTTATCTTTTTGCCGGGGCGGCAAACTTTCAGTTGAAGGATTTTGAAGCGGCAGTCAAATATTTTAAAAACGGGGTAAATTTCGTAGTAGGTAACGATAAAATGCTGGCCCAATTTTATTCTTATCTCGGTGATACGTATTTCCAGCTGAAAGACCACCAGCATTCCGACGAGGCTTATGAAAAGGCATTGAAGATCGAGCCATCCAATGCGTTGGTACTGAATAATTATGCTTATTACCTCTCACTGCGGAATGTTGACCTGGACAAAGCAGAGCAAATGGCGAAAAAAGCAGTGGAGCTTGATCCCGGTAACGGCTCCAACCAGGATACTTATGGCTGGGTATTGTTTAGACTTGGCCGGTACGAAGAGGCAAAGGAATGGATCGAAAAAGCAATACAGACCGGTGAAGAAAGTGCCGTTGTGCTGGAGCATTATGGTGACGTCATGTGGAAACTTGGCAATAAAAAAGATGCGGTCAAATATTGGGAAAAGGCCGGGAAGGCTGGTGAAGGATCGGAGTTCCTCCAAAAGAAAATCCAGGGAAAAACATATTATGAATAG
- the dut gene encoding dUTP diphosphatase produces the protein MNIKIVNLSKHPLPSYETGASAGMDLRASLDHPVTLKPLERTLIPTGLFIELPVGFEAQVRPRSGMALKKGISLVNAPGTIDADYRGEIKLIVINLSQDSVVIEDGERVAQMIIARHERAEWIQVEELKESGRGVGGFGHTGTK, from the coding sequence GTGAATATCAAGATCGTCAACCTTTCAAAGCACCCCTTGCCATCTTATGAAACCGGCGCTTCGGCAGGGATGGACCTTCGCGCCAGCCTCGATCACCCGGTTACACTAAAACCACTGGAACGGACGTTAATTCCTACCGGCCTGTTCATCGAACTGCCTGTCGGCTTTGAAGCACAGGTTCGTCCACGCAGCGGGATGGCCCTGAAAAAAGGCATCTCCCTTGTCAATGCCCCCGGAACCATCGATGCCGATTACCGCGGTGAAATAAAATTGATCGTGATAAACCTTTCCCAGGATTCAGTCGTTATAGAAGATGGTGAAAGGGTCGCTCAAATGATCATCGCCCGCCATGAAAGAGCTGAATGGATCCAGGTTGAGGAACTGAAGGAATCAGGGCGAGGGGTGGGAGGATTTGGGCACACCGGGACCAAATGA
- a CDS encoding oligosaccharide flippase family protein encodes MNPLKKLAGQTLVYGMGTIVPRLMNYFLLTPFYTRVFIEGQYGIITELYAYMAFLLVLLTYGMETTYFRFAEKELDPKKVFSASLFSVLLTSFLFVLLILIFAQPIAGAIHYTDHKEYIIWFSLIIALDAFTAIPFAHLRHKNKALRFSVIKIINVLVNIGLNFFFLWLAPRMLGHNPDSWVKAVYDPTIGVGYAFIANLISSAITLILLLPDIFSIRFKVDWAMLRRMLVYTFPLLIVGMAGMVNEVADKIIFKYLLIVPAGVPNPENYAMGQLGIYGAVYKLSVLMTLFIQMFRYAAEPFFFAQVKEKNAKQVYADVMKYFILFGLFLFLGVTLFVDVVKYFIGPRYWEGLYVLPIVLMANLLLGITYNLSIWYKLNDMTRFGAYIGLSGAAVTILMNVLLVPHFSYLGAAWGHLSAYVVMVILSFIWGQKYYRIKYQIGRIGFYTLIALGLFLVSYFLPFDQRWLSLGINSILMMIFLIIVFFRERKDFKLAF; translated from the coding sequence TTGAACCCTCTGAAGAAACTGGCAGGGCAGACACTCGTCTACGGGATGGGAACCATCGTTCCGCGGTTGATGAATTATTTCCTGCTCACCCCTTTTTATACACGCGTTTTCATTGAAGGGCAATATGGCATCATCACGGAGCTTTACGCCTACATGGCTTTCCTGCTGGTGTTGCTGACCTACGGCATGGAAACAACTTATTTCCGTTTTGCCGAAAAGGAACTTGACCCGAAAAAAGTTTTCTCAGCATCACTTTTTAGTGTCCTCCTCACCTCTTTCCTCTTCGTCTTGTTAATACTGATTTTTGCCCAGCCAATAGCAGGGGCCATTCATTACACCGACCACAAAGAATATATCATTTGGTTTTCCCTGATCATCGCCCTGGATGCCTTCACAGCCATTCCTTTTGCCCACCTGCGACATAAGAACAAGGCGCTGAGGTTTTCCGTCATCAAGATAATAAACGTACTGGTCAATATCGGCCTGAATTTTTTCTTCCTATGGCTTGCCCCGCGGATGCTCGGCCACAACCCGGATTCATGGGTCAAAGCCGTTTACGATCCTACAATCGGGGTAGGGTATGCCTTTATCGCAAACCTGATTTCAAGCGCCATTACCCTGATCTTATTACTTCCTGACATCTTCAGTATCCGGTTTAAGGTTGATTGGGCTATGTTACGCCGGATGCTTGTCTATACTTTCCCGCTTCTGATCGTTGGCATGGCCGGGATGGTGAACGAAGTAGCCGATAAGATCATCTTCAAATACCTCCTGATCGTGCCGGCCGGTGTGCCAAACCCGGAGAACTACGCCATGGGCCAGCTTGGGATATACGGGGCGGTTTACAAACTTTCAGTATTGATGACCCTTTTTATACAGATGTTCCGCTATGCAGCAGAGCCTTTCTTTTTCGCTCAGGTTAAGGAAAAAAATGCCAAGCAGGTCTATGCCGATGTGATGAAATATTTCATCCTGTTCGGCCTGTTCCTCTTCCTCGGAGTTACTCTGTTTGTCGATGTGGTAAAGTATTTTATCGGGCCACGTTACTGGGAAGGTTTGTATGTCCTGCCTATCGTCCTGATGGCTAACCTGCTGCTGGGCATCACTTATAATCTTTCGATCTGGTACAAGTTAAACGACATGACCCGTTTCGGCGCATATATCGGCCTTTCGGGAGCTGCGGTTACGATCCTCATGAACGTGCTTCTCGTACCGCACTTCAGTTACCTTGGCGCCGCCTGGGGTCATCTTTCAGCCTACGTAGTGATGGTCATCCTTTCCTTCATATGGGGCCAGAAATATTACCGGATCAAATACCAAATAGGAAGGATCGGGTTTTATACCCTGATCGCTCTGGGATTGTTCCTGGTCAGCTACTTCCTGCCTTTTGATCAGAGATGGCTTTCACTGGGGATCAATAGCATCCTGATGATGATATTTCTGATTATTGTCTTTTTCAGGGAGAGAAAGGATTTTAAGCTTGCTTTTTGA
- a CDS encoding four helix bundle protein: MKNSIVGGKTFLFALNILGLYKELINRKEYVISRQLLRSSTSIGANIEEASAALSKKDFIAKMSITSKEAREARYWLRLLQASNFINGITYNDLITEVTEVINMLTKIVKTSQQNLKE; encoded by the coding sequence ATGAAAAACAGTATTGTTGGGGGAAAGACTTTCCTGTTTGCTTTGAATATTCTGGGTCTTTACAAGGAATTGATAAATCGAAAGGAATATGTGATTTCCAGGCAATTGTTGCGTAGTTCCACCAGTATTGGAGCGAACATTGAAGAAGCTTCAGCAGCATTAAGTAAGAAAGACTTCATTGCTAAAATGTCGATCACTTCAAAAGAAGCCAGAGAAGCACGATATTGGTTAAGGCTTTTACAAGCAAGTAACTTTATCAATGGGATCACTTATAATGATTTGATCACCGAAGTAACAGAAGTCATAAATATGCTTACAAAAATTGTCAAGACATCCCAACAAAATCTTAAAGAATAA
- a CDS encoding class I SAM-dependent methyltransferase — MPEYKALNKFEVMAITHENCPLCGADNISAFLKATDHLVTHEPFNIFKCLSCGFVFTQDIPTSVEIGRYYQSRDYISHSDTRKGLTNKLYHLGRTFMLKKKHGMIKRVAKGRNLLDIGCGTGYFPAFMNRKGYKVAGIEADPKARAFAQKEFGIPVYSPEDFINHKFEGKFDVITLWHVLEHVHDFNLYFKLMLKHLEDCGSLVIALPNCSAYDARHYKEFWAGYDVPRHLWHFTPSTLKILAEKHGLKLNRMKRLMLDPFYNSMLSEKYKSNRSYMISGVVIGKLAYLESLFNIQQSSSVVYFLTGLETLKS, encoded by the coding sequence ATGCCGGAATATAAAGCGCTTAATAAATTTGAAGTGATGGCTATCACCCATGAAAATTGCCCTCTTTGCGGAGCTGATAATATATCGGCCTTTCTGAAGGCAACTGATCATCTTGTAACCCATGAACCATTTAATATTTTCAAATGCCTTTCCTGTGGTTTTGTCTTCACGCAAGATATTCCCACATCTGTTGAAATCGGAAGATATTACCAGAGCCGGGATTACATCTCCCACTCCGACACCCGTAAAGGATTGACGAACAAACTTTACCACCTGGGAAGAACGTTTATGCTGAAGAAAAAACATGGGATGATAAAGCGGGTCGCAAAAGGAAGGAACCTGCTGGATATTGGCTGCGGGACAGGATATTTTCCGGCGTTTATGAATCGAAAAGGTTATAAAGTTGCCGGTATAGAAGCAGATCCAAAAGCCAGGGCTTTTGCGCAGAAAGAGTTTGGTATTCCGGTATATTCTCCTGAGGATTTCATTAATCATAAGTTTGAAGGCAAATTTGATGTGATCACATTGTGGCACGTGCTGGAACATGTGCACGATTTCAATCTCTATTTCAAGCTGATGCTCAAACATTTAGAAGATTGCGGTTCGCTGGTGATTGCGCTGCCCAACTGCAGCGCTTATGATGCACGGCATTACAAGGAATTCTGGGCAGGTTATGATGTACCCAGGCATTTGTGGCATTTTACCCCCTCGACCTTAAAAATCCTTGCGGAAAAGCACGGCCTGAAGTTGAATAGAATGAAGCGCCTCATGCTGGACCCGTTTTATAATTCGATGCTTAGCGAGAAATATAAGAGCAACCGGTCTTATATGATTTCCGGGGTTGTGATAGGAAAGCTGGCATATTTGGAAAGTCTTTTTAATATTCAGCAATCGAGTTCGGTGGTTTATTTTCTAACAGGGTTGGAAACCCTAAAATCTTAA
- a CDS encoding isoprenylcysteine carboxylmethyltransferase family protein gives MTADQLLILLAGTIMIILFSWFVSIRERRYHGIPRFFAFEGLLVFALLNSSVWFKDPLSIPQIVAWLLFIFSIYYAFTAFRLFHRHGKPGRNFENTTQLVTTGLYHYVRHPMYGSLLFLGWGMFLKSMTWQTIVLIVIISVALYITCKVEEKEMLKKFGDEYETYLTKTKMFIPYIY, from the coding sequence ATGACGGCTGATCAACTTCTTATCTTATTAGCCGGAACCATCATGATCATCCTGTTTTCCTGGTTTGTTTCTATCCGGGAGCGCCGGTATCACGGCATTCCACGATTTTTTGCTTTTGAAGGATTACTTGTGTTCGCATTGCTGAACTCATCCGTCTGGTTCAAAGATCCATTGTCAATTCCTCAAATAGTTGCATGGCTGCTGTTCATCTTTTCGATTTATTATGCTTTTACAGCCTTCCGTTTATTTCATCGCCATGGGAAACCCGGCAGGAATTTCGAAAATACAACACAGCTGGTCACCACCGGACTTTATCATTATGTCCGCCACCCTATGTATGGTTCCCTCCTCTTCCTGGGATGGGGAATGTTCCTGAAATCGATGACATGGCAGACTATAGTTTTAATTGTGATCATCTCCGTTGCCTTATATATCACCTGTAAAGTTGAAGAGAAAGAAATGCTGAAGAAATTCGGGGATGAATATGAAACATATCTTACTAAAACGAAAATGTTTATTCCTTATATTTATTAA